One region of Bdellovibrio bacteriovorus genomic DNA includes:
- a CDS encoding carboxyl transferase domain-containing protein: protein MEILDSHIDTNSADFKANREAMLGIVNEWREKVDLVKQGGGEDATKKHKARGKLTARERIEALVDGGTAFLEFSTLAAWDMYEGQAPGAGVITGIAVIHGTECVIVANDATVKGGTYFPMTVKKHLRAQEIAFENGLPCIYLVDSGGAFLPMQADVFPDRDHFGRIFYNQARMSAANIPQIAVVMGSCTAGGAYVPAMSDETVIVKENGTIFLGGPPLVKAATGEVVDAQELGGAQVHCETSGVTDHFAEDDLHAIEITRSIVAHLNHKRAVQMKMMPVEEPLFDSKEIYGVIPKDSRVPFDVREVIARIVDGSRFHEFKPLFGKTLVTGFAHIWGMPVGIIANNGVLFSESAQKAAHFIELCEQREVPLIFLQNITGFMVGKKYENEGIAKHGAKMVMAVSNAHVPKFTVVIGGSYGAGNYGMCGRAYQPRQLWMWPNAKISVMGGEQAANVLLTVKLDQMAAKKQSMSPEEQAEFKRPTLEKYERESSAYYSSARIWDDGIIDPADTRRVLALGIAASLNKSWGEKSQGVFRM from the coding sequence ATGGAAATTTTAGACAGTCACATAGATACAAATTCTGCCGACTTTAAAGCCAACCGCGAAGCGATGTTAGGCATCGTCAATGAATGGCGTGAAAAAGTGGACCTTGTTAAACAAGGGGGCGGTGAAGACGCGACAAAAAAACACAAAGCTCGTGGCAAGTTAACAGCACGTGAGCGTATTGAAGCACTTGTGGATGGCGGTACAGCTTTCCTTGAGTTCTCTACACTTGCAGCCTGGGACATGTATGAAGGCCAGGCTCCAGGTGCTGGTGTTATCACCGGCATCGCGGTGATTCACGGGACAGAATGTGTCATTGTGGCGAACGATGCGACTGTTAAGGGTGGAACTTACTTTCCGATGACCGTAAAAAAGCATCTGCGTGCGCAAGAGATCGCTTTTGAAAATGGTCTTCCTTGTATTTATCTTGTGGATTCCGGCGGCGCGTTCTTGCCAATGCAAGCGGACGTTTTCCCAGATCGTGATCACTTCGGAAGAATTTTTTATAACCAAGCTCGCATGTCCGCTGCTAACATTCCGCAAATCGCCGTGGTCATGGGATCTTGTACAGCCGGGGGAGCTTACGTTCCGGCGATGAGTGATGAAACCGTCATCGTAAAAGAAAACGGAACAATTTTCTTGGGTGGTCCTCCTTTGGTGAAAGCCGCAACGGGAGAAGTCGTTGATGCTCAAGAGTTAGGTGGCGCTCAGGTTCACTGTGAAACTAGCGGTGTGACTGATCACTTCGCTGAAGATGATCTACATGCGATTGAAATCACTCGTTCGATCGTCGCACACTTAAATCACAAACGTGCTGTGCAAATGAAAATGATGCCGGTCGAAGAACCTCTTTTTGATTCAAAAGAAATCTATGGCGTGATCCCTAAAGACAGTCGCGTTCCTTTTGATGTGCGTGAAGTGATTGCGCGTATCGTGGACGGTTCTCGCTTTCATGAGTTCAAACCTCTTTTCGGTAAAACTTTAGTGACGGGCTTTGCTCACATCTGGGGAATGCCCGTTGGTATTATCGCGAATAATGGTGTTCTATTCAGCGAGAGCGCGCAAAAAGCCGCGCACTTTATTGAACTTTGTGAACAGCGCGAAGTTCCCTTGATCTTCTTGCAAAACATCACAGGCTTCATGGTCGGAAAAAAATACGAAAATGAAGGTATCGCGAAACATGGCGCGAAGATGGTGATGGCTGTTTCGAATGCGCATGTTCCAAAATTCACTGTGGTTATTGGCGGCTCTTATGGGGCGGGCAACTACGGGATGTGTGGAAGAGCTTATCAGCCTCGTCAGCTATGGATGTGGCCGAACGCTAAAATCAGCGTGATGGGTGGCGAGCAAGCAGCGAACGTTCTTTTGACGGTGAAGCTGGATCAGATGGCGGCAAAAAAACAAAGCATGTCACCGGAAGAGCAAGCCGAGTTTAAACGTCCTACACTTGAAAAATACGAGCGTGAAAGTTCAGCTTATTATTCGTCAGCGCGTATTTGGGATGACGGTATTATCGATCCAGCAGATACACGCCGTGTACTGGCTTTGGGAATTGCAGCAAGTCTTAACAAGTCTTGGGGAGAAAAATCCCAAGGCGTCTTTAGGATGTAA
- a CDS encoding DUF4442 domain-containing protein has translation MNQQWLTILMSKGIELEQNLRQQLQTAKDELKSQLESRGIRMSAADLAALLEEVSPKASHAALSYALDIVRPFSAGMGLRISRLSDTQVEMVVPARTRNMSETNSMHEGALTTAAAEAAKVLWMRHAPVGNFEISVSRIEAEFFKNQTEDCRIRMELPETTRELVLSALRDHREAKSEAELKIFDDNEQAVAEIRLQLNFKHTPALAGQE, from the coding sequence ATGAACCAACAATGGCTGACAATCTTAATGTCAAAGGGGATTGAGCTGGAGCAGAACCTGCGTCAGCAGTTGCAAACTGCCAAAGACGAATTGAAATCTCAGTTGGAAAGTCGTGGCATTCGTATGAGCGCGGCGGACCTTGCCGCTCTTTTGGAAGAGGTTTCCCCGAAGGCTTCGCATGCTGCTTTGAGTTATGCGCTGGATATCGTGAGACCTTTTTCAGCCGGCATGGGTTTAAGAATTTCTCGCCTTTCTGACACGCAAGTCGAGATGGTGGTTCCCGCTCGCACTCGCAATATGAGCGAAACCAACAGCATGCACGAAGGGGCTTTGACAACCGCAGCGGCAGAAGCCGCGAAAGTGTTGTGGATGCGCCACGCTCCCGTGGGAAACTTTGAAATTTCTGTTTCTCGAATCGAAGCTGAATTCTTTAAAAATCAAACTGAAGACTGCCGTATTCGCATGGAGCTTCCAGAAACCACGCGTGAGTTGGTGCTTTCAGCATTGCGCGATCATCGTGAAGCTAAAAGCGAAGCCGAACTTAAGATCTTTGACGACAACGAACAAGCTGTGGCGGAGATCCGTTTGCAGTTGAATTTTAAACACACTCCCGCACTTGCTGGACAAGAATAG
- a CDS encoding class I SAM-dependent methyltransferase yields the protein MPIPTQFIQIDEEGFGLSRDIRIQDPLVGQELLQNLKIHEGGTLLSTIGETPVIVEAFDEPYVASQVHLKEGVWEISLPYGVHYSFQLESLSLDEWDRFHGYTSNNIPFVFSRKAQASFFNLLDEYGDDFIEFQGKTYDIPNYWPSNENVEKETYWSSIYKEEANPGWNLGEPAEALKDMIPRLKIARSRVLVLGCGEGHDAALFAAAGHFVTAVDISPEAIERAKKNYGHLSNLTFVEADLFKLPREYDQAFDIVFEHTCYCAINPAKRQELVKVWNRVLVSGGHLMGVFFTFEKRQGPPYGGTEWELRQRLKSHYQPIFWGRWQKSIPRRQGKELFIYTKKN from the coding sequence ATGCCCATTCCTACACAATTCATCCAGATTGATGAAGAGGGTTTTGGACTCAGCCGAGACATTCGCATCCAAGACCCATTGGTAGGACAAGAACTTCTGCAAAATCTAAAAATTCATGAAGGTGGAACCCTGCTTTCCACCATCGGTGAAACTCCCGTCATCGTCGAAGCTTTCGACGAGCCTTACGTCGCATCACAAGTTCACTTGAAAGAAGGCGTTTGGGAAATCTCTCTTCCCTACGGCGTTCACTATTCATTTCAATTAGAATCTTTGTCGCTGGATGAGTGGGATCGTTTTCACGGTTATACTTCGAACAACATTCCTTTTGTTTTTTCTCGCAAAGCTCAAGCCAGTTTCTTTAATTTGCTCGATGAATACGGCGACGATTTCATCGAGTTCCAAGGTAAGACTTACGACATTCCAAACTATTGGCCCTCGAACGAAAATGTCGAAAAAGAAACTTATTGGAGCAGCATCTACAAAGAAGAAGCCAACCCCGGATGGAATTTGGGTGAGCCGGCAGAAGCTTTGAAAGACATGATTCCTCGACTGAAAATCGCGCGCTCCCGCGTTTTGGTTTTAGGTTGTGGAGAAGGTCACGACGCCGCTTTATTCGCGGCCGCAGGACACTTTGTGACGGCTGTCGATATTTCTCCCGAAGCTATTGAAAGAGCCAAGAAAAATTACGGCCATCTTTCGAACTTAACCTTCGTTGAAGCCGATCTATTTAAACTTCCTCGCGAATACGACCAAGCCTTTGACATCGTTTTCGAACACACGTGCTACTGCGCCATCAACCCGGCAAAACGCCAGGAACTCGTCAAAGTTTGGAATCGCGTTCTAGTCAGCGGAGGCCACCTGATGGGCGTCTTTTTCACTTTCGAAAAACGCCAAGGCCCACCCTACGGCGGAACCGAATGGGAACTGCGCCAACGCCTAAAATCCCACTATCA